A window of Aptenodytes patagonicus chromosome 1, bAptPat1.pri.cur, whole genome shotgun sequence genomic DNA:
ATTCCCGTAAGCAGCAAAGTGTTGCTGCTGAAAAGGTGACCAAAGTGGTGGATGCCAGAGAGAAGATCAGCTTAAAAAGGAGCGCTCCAGCTGCTATCAGCCCAACTATGGGGACAGTAAATCCAGCCGTGAAAATCACCAAAACTATCCAAGTAGGTCAAGCAAGCAATCTCTGAGCCCTCAGTTATTCTACAGCAGTCCAGTACGATATACTGGATGATACATGAATACATGATAATACATTAATATGTTCACATGTTTACAATAGAAGCGATGGTGATACAGTTCAGTCCAGCCTGTAGGGCAGGATTCAGAGCCTTTTGGGTGTCCTTGCAGCTGCTTGGGGCTTTTTGTAGAACCccagctttcatttaaattttcatttgaattttggGCCCAATAAAGACTAAAGCAGCACTCCTGTCAGCATTAAAGTAGTTGTCTTGAATGGTTAAGTAGTCTCTTTCCCacctaaatacaaagaaaatgtatgcatttttgtCATTCTTATACCACCCCTCTTTGCAAGTCTGATGGGGTGGATTGTCCTCTCTAGATAACTGGTTTATCCTAGTGGTGGGATAACAGTTTAGAATACACAGCTGTGTTTGTATCTAAGAAGATCAAAAATTCAATGAGCCCTTCTACAATTTCTCTATTTCTACTTGGCTGGTTTTCAGGAAAGCCCTGACTGCCAGGGAGTTGCCTGATTACACGATACATTCCTGCTGAGGCTCAAGATTTATTTCAATTGTAGTATAATCAGTTGATCACCCTAACCTGCTGATTTCCTCTCACAATTTTCTAATTTCACTTTGCTGTGTGCACAGTAACTTGATTCTTAGCAAACTTCTCTGTGAAATAACTACTATTGAACGATGTGTGTGTTAGGTATGGTGGGTGGAGTCAGAAGAGAAGTTTCCAGACTGTCAGGATTGTTGTTTGAGGAGTGGTTTTGTTCCTCACCTCTACAAGCATGTAACCGAAGTTCCTAGCCTAcctctttcattttcctcctcccaaaGATCAATGGTGTGCTTACACGTACCCAGAAAATCTCCTATTCTCATCAGTTTGAAAGCCTAGATGAgtctgctttctgttttgctgaagacCATCAagcatatttcttctttaaattagCCTAGGAAATTTCCCATTACTCTGCAGGTTTCCTGCCAGGCTGACCTAAGAAAGAGAAAGGACTCTTGTGGCAGTAAGAAGGGCTAATCGCAGAGCAATAGAGCAGTCTGTTCAGTAGTCTTTAATTAGTAGGGTAATTAGTACTCATGCTGTCCTTCTAAGACAAATCACCACCATCAGCCATTAGGAGTTGAACATTTTCTACAAAGTTTCTAGGAGTTAAAATAGTTTCCAGAGACTTGGTACGGCAGCAATTTGCtctgacctgattttttttttaagacttggtTTGACCTACAGTACTTTGTTTGTTAAACAACatattgcaaaaaaagaaaatgttgtagAATGTAATAGTGATTAAGACTGTAGACAAAACTGTGCACATGAgcaattatttaataattttttaaaaattatttatagtGAAATTCCAAATTGCCCATGGCCCTCCTCTCTTCCCAAATGTGGGAGCAGAATCAAACTAAAGTATCTTGATCTGACATGCAGCACACAGCTTTAATGTCCTATACTGTGGTCTTGTTTCTcataaaggaagggaaaaaagtctttgaaacCCAAAGAATTTCCATAGCTCTGCTGATGTTTCTGTAGGACAGGTACCCTTGTTTCTAAATTGATTAGCTAATTGAAGCGTGAGGGTGCTGTGGTGTAAGTTACAGTCTAGAGAAAATGCAAATCTGAAGATTTTACTGCCTGTATAGAGTATTTTTGTAAGAAGACCCATTCTTTTCTGTAATGCTTTTTCAAAAACCAAAAGGGCATTTTTGAGAGAGTTGCTGTTTGATTTCAGTTGTTGATGAGTACAGCTACGTTCCCTGACTACTTCTGTTGTGATTTCCCTGTTTCATGGGATAACAGGCTGCAGAAGGGTCAGCTATACTACCCTGTGCATCACTTTATTCCACTACAGCTTATTCCAGCTCTATTGTGAAGGGACAGTATATACTTCTCCTTTGAAATGGAACAGAACTAAATTGTGTTGTGTCCCAACTTGCTGAATTTGATGGAAGTAGGTATCTTTGGTTCCTTGTAGCATGAAAGAAGAGAAGCTTACTTACCGATTTACCCCATTCATGGTTTCCTATTGGCAGAAATGCAGATCTAGtcagtgctggcagggctggagtTAAGTCCTTCCCACTAATCTTGGACTAAAACTCAAGCAATTCAAATCAGTTTCTCTTCGTGGCCTTAGGTTTTAATTTCTTCGATTAAGTGAAGCTATCTCATATTGAACATATTACAGGAAACATAGATGTTATCTAATAGCATATTGTGGTAATATGTTTCAAGAGCAGGAGAGCGAGTTTCATTTAAGTGGTCTCAGGGTATTAACTAACAGCTCTGATCTTCTGAAATGGGGATCTGGTGGACTGTAGCGTTTAATGCTTTGGTTCTTTCTCTCTAACTGTAGCAGAAAGCTCCAGTACCTGGACACTCTCATCCAGCAGGAATGAGGATCAATGTGGTGaacaaccacacacacaaacaggtGTGTGCCTGCTCTGTGCTCTTTGTTTGTTACCTTTGGGCGGGGAAGGAAAGTGTCCATAAACATTGGCAGGTGCAAAGAAAACTTcaagtagaaaagaaaagtgtGTGGAAGTTCTCTAACAGCTTAGCTCCCTATTCTTGCATGGTTAAGATACTTTCATGGTAATTGAGGTTTTCATTTAGTCTAATTGATCTTGATTCCTTGTGTGTTATACAAATGCAAAGTAGGTATTCCCGATTTTCATCTGTATGCACTAATGGTTTTTCTTTCTAGAGACTGTGACCTTTAGCTGTGATGTTTTTCTGTAAATTTCTCAGTGACACCACATGAAAccaagtttttgttgttttgattcaCCATCCTGCCAGCCTCTTCAGAGAGTGGATATGATTGTACATGGTCAAATGTTCCACAGTGAGGTGGGAGATGGCATAACCTTCCTGTGAAATCCCAGCTATGGGTCCCTGCTGGAAACCTGATAGTGAATGATGTTAGCTGGTATTCTGATGTGCTATCAAATTTGCCATATCCCTTATCAATCAGACTTTGTCTGAGGAGAACCCTAGAATTTGTGCTGTCTTTTCTGGGATCAATTTTAAAGGCCTTCGTCACAGCTCCCGGCCATTCAGCCACCTTACCACCTTGGGTGCTTTCAGAGAGGAATTACACCTTTTTATTACTTATAATActttatgtacacacacaaaaaaatatgaaatattggAAAACTCATTCACAATAATgtgtcctgttttgttttggggttttttgcatcaaTTATGGTAACTTTAGCTATTTGTGTATGTTACCTCTACATTGACTTGCTGCCTTCATCTATCCCAGATGCTTAAGGAAGTGTCATTATTCTGACCTCATCACTATAAGCCTTGAATCCATTTCACTTTGTCTCAAACTCAAGTCCATTGTCCTGATGGCTAGTGTTTTCCCCCGTTCTTTTCTGCACAATTCTCCTTTGTTCTACCatctctttttggttttttccttcataGCATTTCTGTGACTGGAACAACTTTCCTGTTTGTAAACCAGAATCTTGCTGACTATGACAACCCACTTATTTTGCAAGCTCTCATTGCTAATCCCTCCGTTTTTCTTCACCTTTCTACTGAATTAATGGGAAGCTGTTTTGAGTTGTGACTTCTTATGTTCTGGGCAGTGACATGCGTATAGACTTTTTCTTAACATTATTTAGAATCTATGAAAAAATATCTGTGTAGGAGTTAGCCTCAATATTTTAAGGCAGGGCTATGAGCGTTAAGTTGAACTGGGAAATTAATTATTCATTCAGTAAACCTAGTGCAGTGTTTTCTAGTGTCAGATGGATATGTGCTGTGCTGAGGAAAGAGGCTGTTCAAAAGGAACGTTTGGTTCAGATGTATTTGGCAGacatatgcttaatttaaaaagaactaataaaaaaaaaatcatatgcacATGCTTCAACTTTAAAGGTAGCAGGGTGCTAAAAAGTAAGACACTGAGGCTTTATTCCATTAATGTTGTTTCATCAGTCCTGATGAGGTCTAGGCATTAGAGAAATCTATATGTGGTTTCAGTACACCTAGGGAAATAGCTTTACTGTGGCATTTCTGGAAAAGAAGTTTGATAGTTTTTACACTGGCATTTTGAAATGGACTTGCATACCTTCAGCTCTGTGTCCCCAAGCTGCAAGGACAGGAGTAAAGTCCAATGTAGTCACGTTCATTACCTGAAGAAGGCTGAAGGCAGGGGAAAACTACTTATTATGATGTCTAGATTAAATCTACCTGCTTGTAAACTGTTACCTTGCTTCTCTTCAGGGTCTGTATGACatggaagatgatgatgaaagtGTCTCTCCCCTTACTAGCAAACAGATGAAAATCACCACCACAAACAGTTTCCTGCACAACGCGGTAAGGGATTATCTGAACAGTCCCCACCACGTCATGCTCACATTGGGTGGACACACAGGCTGCAGCTTTACAGGGCTTATGTTCTTTTAAAGTATGTAAACGATGCTTTCTCCCAAAATGTTTGCTCTTCACCCCACCCTTCCCTTTATGGCAATGCTTCTAGTGTTATTTTTGGGACAGAGTCCTTTTAGGCTAACTGTGGTTTTATAGGCCTTTTGCAGCCGGAATGTGCGCTTTCTCCCTTGCTGGCAGGTTGCTGCATGTTAGCTCTTGACTTGGGGATGTGCTTTGAATCTCTCGTTATTGTTTGAGCAGGCAAGCAAGGGaagctttctgctgcttctcgAGGCTGGACGTCAAAGCAGGAAGTCTCTTGCCATGCAAAATCGTAGTTGGCAGCTTGTTGGGGAGTACTGATGCTCTGGAGAAGATGGAATTTCAACACAGACAAATGCGAGGTCTTGCTCTTGGGACGGGATAACCCTCTGCAACTTAAGCTAAGAACTGACTGGCTAGAAAGCGGCTTCGTAGGAAAGAGCCTGGGGATCCTGCTGGGTGATACACTAAGAATGAGTTAGCAGTGCTTccttgcagcaatgaaggccAACTGTAGATCTTATATTAGTAAGATCATAGCTAGCAAATCAAGGAAGATAATTATTGCCATCTGTTTGGCAATTTGAGagtgcacctggagtactgtgcctaTTTTTGGGCTCTGCAATACAAGACAGACACCGACAGACTGGAACTAGTACAACAGGATGGTCAGGGGGCTGAGGAGAGGGTGAGAGAGCAGTGTCTCTTAAGgctgagaagagaaggctgtagTAAGATCTGTCCATGCACTTTCACTGCTTAATAGGTGGTCGTGGAAAAGGTACAACCCACGTCCTTTTCAGGAGCGAACAGGGAGAAGATGAACCAACAAATGTGTTGCAGCAAAAGAAACTCTAGTTAGATATTGGGGGAGAGTTGTGCAGTTCTCAGGGTATTGGTCAGCCTCTGGCCCAAGGactcagagaggctgtgaaatcgctgttcttggagatattcagagtTTAACTGGATGAGGCCTTGAGCCAACCGGATGTGtctttgaagttagccctgttTCAGACATGAGGGCTGGACATGGGTTTGtcctaaattattctgtggttcTAAGAAAGCAAATTAATGTGGTTTTACCATCACACAGGCAGTTTAGTGGAATGATTATCCCATGTTTTTTTCTCATGTGGGTATTCAGAATAGAGCTCCTGGCCATTTGTCATCCTTAAAATCAGccttacaggtttttttgcagGAATAAACGTGTTATCTTCAGTGTTCACAGCAGCTGCCAAGCACAATTTTTATTCTGGCTTTAAACTCTCCAGGTAGTTCCAACTAGAAAGGTTATGATGGAGCATAACCTTTGCATGCCCTAGCTTGGTGTTTCTGAAGAAGTATTGCTCTTTGTACTGGGGCAGCTCAATCTTAATGAGCAATCTTTGTGTACACTTTGTAAAGTACTTGAAAATCTTTGAATAAAAGGAGCTTCTCAAATTCAAATCGCACTGGTAAAGTTCATTTAAGAATATGAAACTAAAAAGTGCTCATTAGTGACGGAAGTCAGAAACTTCAGCTGATTTTTGTCTCAAAGCTGAAAGTCTCCAGCACTGTGGAGTTTTTGACACCGGGAAGGACATGCAGTTCTTAGTGCCTGCTAGTAATGCTCTCCTGCTGTTGGTGCTTGAAGAGGAGGGATGACTGTTGTAGCCTGCAGCTCTCAGAGATACTTATTCTTTCTTCCTGTAGACTGGGCTGAGTGGCAATAAATTCTCTCTGTCCAAGACTGTTCCCCTGACTAAAGTGGTCCAGAATGATACATACACAGCTCCACCTGCACCTCCCTCTCCTATGCGGACGAAGGCCTTGACAAACATGTCCCGGACCTTAGTGACAAAGGAGGAGCCTCCAAAAGAACCAGCACCTGTTGAGGTGAGCTCAGGGAAGTGGGAGATGGTCTTTATAGAAGTCTCTGAAACATCTGAAACTTGCTGTTTATCGGTTATGCAAGCAGCTCATTTCTGCCTGCCTTCCACCATTATTTCTGGAACTCCATCAAGCTTATTCTGATAGCTGCAACCCAAGTCCCGAGAATTTGAAACCTGTCTAAACATCCTTTTCTTCAGCGTTTGAGAGACTGGGAATTCTCAGTTATTGCATCTTGCTTCTCTCAACTTTTTTATCTAGCATGGGAGCACATGGTCCTGGGGGAATCCGTGTTACAGGAGGTGGCAGTTGTTGTTTGGACGCTCCTTGGAGGCTTCCATGTCCCTAGGAATAGTGTTTTAACACTACTAGTTATGTTGTCTTCTGTCCGCTCCTGTTAGCAAGgagaaaaatgggattttttccaaatacagcttCTTGCTGTCCACACAAGACCTCTCAGGCAATTTGTAGACAAGCTGCCTGGAATTGCTTTACCAAACTGCCTGATGTTGGGTACGGGTAACCCACCAGGTGTTCCCAGGCATTTTGAGTTCAGCATGTTCTTGAGGGGCTGGAGCCATATTTTGGGGTTTGCTGGCTGGTGTAGAGTGCAGCAGACACATGCACTTAAAAGTGTGGGCATGACTAGAGAGTACTGTGTATGTATGCAGATTAAGTTAGTGTTATACTTGGGAATGAAAGAGGAAAGTTACTTCAGAGAGAAATTAGCATGGAAAAGGGGCTCCTCTTCACCATCAGATGAGCTGCACTTTTGTAAGCATTGATACTTCCCATTACTAGCTGTAGCTCtcacctttgtgtgtgtgtgcagactTTCCCAGACATCCCTTTAGTGACTTTTATTTAATGCTTTCTCTGCTGTGCTGTCTTGCCTGCTGCATTTCTGACCTTTTTTTATGCAATGCATTTGTTTGTGTTGGCAGCTGGCGTTCAGTCCTTTGGAAGGCACAAAGATGACTGTAAACAATCTGCATCCTCGAGTCACAGAGGAAGACATTGTTGTGAGTGTTGCTTACTGCTGAACTGTGGATGAGTGATGCTTCTTTCCCTTAACCTACCTCTTTTGATAAATCACTTGATCTGTGGTGAATGCAATGAAGAGGGGTATGGCATGGGTTTGCTTTCCTTGCAAAAACTTTGAGAGttcctgatttcttttgttttggtttttagtcactttttttaaaaaagtgtgcTTAAGAAGCTGGGACAAAATACCATTTCTAGGGTGTACTGAGATACCTGGCATCACTTAGAGGAGTTCATGCCAAATCATGCTTGGTGGTGTCCTCAAGCTTATGCCCCCATCCAAATTACCTAGGCGCTTCCATTCTCAGCAGGCTGAGAATGAGCCTGGTCTTCATGTGTGACAAACAGTATAGAGTACTGGGCCTTGAACTCTTCTGCTTGTGTTGGTAGCAGTATGGAGCTTTGTGCAACCTGTATGACTAATGCCAAGTACTCATACCATAGCAAACACAAAATAAGACAAGTGGCAAAATTCTGCCATGTATTTTACTAAGCAGGATGGGTGGTGCAATTAGGAAACTAAGCCTTTCTCACTTGGTGTCTTTGGCTGAAGTGGTACCTCTGATGTGACCGTGGTCATGACTAACTCTCTGCCCTCAGGAGTTATTCTGTGTGTGTGGCGCTCTGAAGCGAGCCCGGCTGGTGCACCCTGGAGTGGCTGAGGTAGTATTTGTGAAGAAAGAAGATGCTATCACAGCATATAAGAAATACAACAACAGGTGCTTAGACGGTGAGTTTGAGACCAGAGTTGCATTTAGGATAGATAAATCAACAAAGACTTTTCTACCTCAGCAGAGAGTTTAAAAGCATCTCAGATGCTTATATGCTACGAAGAGAGAGGAAATGCCAGAAAATCAGTTCAAGAGCTAGACAATGCAATACGCTTCTATGTAACTAGCTGAATATATGCACAGTTTATTTaagggaaattttaaaaaactttttcctAGAAAGAGAATGCTCAAAGCTAGAGGCAGGGTCCTGGTGATTCCACTGCTCTAATTTACAgattaaatttcttttgtttctaatcTAGTGCTGGGAGCTAGGTAGTCCTTAGGAAGGCTTTACCTGCTTACAGAACAGCTGCTTGCAAAGTATAAGTAAAACTAATATTTGCAAAACCCTCAAGGCATAGTCAGAGACATTTTGAATCAGACCTGTAAAACAATTAGTATCAGCTTCTCCATAAACTTTGAACAATGCAATTGTTAATCTGGATCCACCTGCAATGTTGTTATAGGCTGAAATTATGTGTTAATTTTTAGCTGGAAatagatgcttt
This region includes:
- the POLDIP3 gene encoding polymerase delta-interacting protein 3, whose amino-acid sequence is MSGSRSLRLIVGPRDKMADLSLDELIRKRGVTVKGRLNTRPVFGGVRSRIGIQQNLLNRSSPAVSFQRTFDARQKIGLTDARHKLGVKDAREKLVQKDARFKIKGKVQDAREMLNSRKQQSVAAEKVTKVVDAREKISLKRSAPAAISPTMGTVNPAVKITKTIQQKAPVPGHSHPAGMRINVVNNHTHKQGLYDMEDDDESVSPLTSKQMKITTTNSFLHNATGLSGNKFSLSKTVPLTKVVQNDTYTAPPAPPSPMRTKALTNMSRTLVTKEEPPKEPAPVELAFSPLEGTKMTVNNLHPRVTEEDIVELFCVCGALKRARLVHPGVAEVVFVKKEDAITAYKKYNNRCLDGQPMKCNLHMNGNVITSDQPILLRLSDTPSVKKEGEPCRSSASASSNPPAEVDPDTILKALFKSSGVSASVQPTEFKIKL